From Solea senegalensis isolate Sse05_10M unplaced genomic scaffold, IFAPA_SoseM_1 scf7180000013377, whole genome shotgun sequence:
TCCGTTTGCCTGCTACTGCTGTACAGGGCCAGGCCGGTGGCTGTGGCCTGGTTTGCCAGTCCCAGGTAATGGTTAGAGTTCAGTAAAGCCAGCTGATGTGCTGAGAAGGCCCGGTTCGTCCAGTTCTGGATTTTCCCAACGGGACAAGAGGAGATGAGTCTGTGCGGGGTTATAATGGTCTGGGCAGCCGGGCCTGCCGAGTTGCTGCCGTTCATTTGTGGCGATTTGCGCGGATTGTCAGGAGCCGTGGCTGTCTCTGCCAAAGACCAGATCTTTGGCTTCTGGACCGGGGCAGGGTTGTTTTCCGAGGGCGGCGAGCTCACGCCGGACACCTGGTTCAGTTTGAGCTGTTCTTCGTTTGGCTGGGCCGCTTTGATGGTCAAAGGAGAGTGGtgctgatggtggtggtggtggtggtgatggttgTGGAagtgctctcctcctctctccacgTCTTTGCCATCTTTGCCCTGCACGGCCTTAAGAAACCTCTGGTCGGGCCCTTGTAAATCCTCATAGCTGTCAGAAATCTCAGAGTCACTCCTTCCGTCGAGTTTAATGTCTGAATGCAGGTCGTCCTGGTCGTCCAAGTCGTCCTTGTTCTCAATATTCTCCGTGTCGATGTTCTCCAAGTCgatctcctcctcgtcctccctcttgtccccctcctccccctcgtGATCACTGCTGTAAACATTCCCCTCTTCGTCGGTGCGGTTCCGGGGGGCCCAGGTCATCTTGTTCTCCTTCTTTAGTCTCCTCCTGGCGTTGGCGAACCAGGTGGACACCTGGGTGAGGGTCATTTTGGTGATGATGGCCAGCATGATCTTCTCGCCCTTGGTTGGGTAGGGGTTCTTGCGGTGTTCACTGAGCCAGGCCTTCAGGGTGCTGGTGCTCTCCCTGGTGGCGTTTTTGGGTCTGGATGGGTCACCGAAATGGTACTGGCCGTATGGGTAGAAAGCAGGGTGATGATGGGAGAAGCCTGGGTGCTGGACACCGGGACTGTCTTTCAGTTCATACTGAGCTccctacaaaaacacaaagcatcAAAGAGCAGAGGATTCGTTAGACTCACAATATCCACACCTCACAGATTTAGTCTTTATGGGATAATAATGTCCTACACACTATGATGTGGATTtaatataacacaaataaacaaatcattaatGCGCAAAACACTTGAATTCGCATTTGCATTCCAGCAAATTCACAACCTATGAAATAGAATAGAGCTTtcttaaattaaagtaaaaataaaaactttatacATGAATGATTTGCTTTTATAGTCCACCGacactgtaaacaacacacTGCATGGTTTAATACACTCGTTTCTTTTTCGTCCTCACTTTCAGGGAATTACGCGGTCACGGTAAACTACAGTGTTAATGTGTTACTTTTTAACCACTTTTAACTAAattagaaaaaacaacaaaaacaaggataCTACGACAAAGTTCACCACTGCATGCGCACTAAAAGTTCGCACTTCAAAAAGCGACAATGAAGGTTCTCCGAGAGGCCGGTGcactttactttctttcttcttctttttttttttttaaatttccagTGTAATAGTACAAGTCATTGCTGTTTTAAGAAGCgagaaataaagacagagtGAAGTGAGACTCACCAGCTGATTGAAAATGGATATGTCGTTGGAATAGGGCAGAAACGCTCCATAGCCCTGCGCTGCCGCGGCGAAAGGAGATCCATACATAGAGGAGAGGACGTTGGAGAGTGCGCCGGACGGACTGAGCTCTGTCCCGGCCCGGGCATTGTTGGCGATCCCCTGGCGCTCCGGCGGGTATATCGGTCGGATGTACTGATATCCCAGCTGAGGGAAAGACATGGTGGCAGGAAAAGGGGGGAAAGCTCTGCTGCAATCTCACAAAGCAAGGGGAATTGCCTCGATATCCACTTTTACAGTGTGAGCATGTGAGCAACAAAAGGTGCAAGCAAGGGAAGTCTATATTTCCTCGGGAACAGCCAGTGTAAACGATCCGGTTGCGCCCCttatttcttcctcttcttcttctttccaccCTCACTTCCCTATTGATCTGGATGGACTAAGGTCAGGTCCTTACAGATTGCTTTAGATTATTGGGACTCCCTTGCTCAGATTGACATTTCTAGTCGTTTAGAAGCCCCTCCTATTTCTCAAATCTCACCCCTTttacacacacctctctctctcgctcgctcgctctctctctctctctctctctctctctctcgcgctcgcTCGGATAAGTGCGTCGCGAGCTCTCATTTGAATGGAGTTTCAAGTCTCATTTTATGGCTCGACAATCTATTTCATTTACTTGTTTGCGTTTGTCCTCCaactatacatatatagttgttttgttttaattgtgttaattaaaatattgtcCAGCTGTACAAGAGTAAGCGTTATGGATTCAGtgactaactttttttttttttttaatctgcagtTTCCTTTTAATTCACAGAGGCAAAGTTTTCTTTGATTAAATACAGCGCGAGACTAGTTTATGTTTGCTTATAGACGCATTAAAACAAGGTTACGTTTAAAAGCCACTTGAGACAATTGTCCTTTTTGTTTATTGgagacatacatttttatttttatttttttgtttatctcaaTAGCAAGAATCAATCACACAAGaaacacatatttataaaaCAGTGAATATGTGCAGCTACAACAGGCTGGTTCTACTTGATAATCACAGGTTAtaaactattttcttttttttttttctttttggatttcTCGTCACCTCACTGGCTGTGAGCTGAGCTTTCTTCCAGCGGCTGTGAAGTGTCGTGGACTCCTGATGGCCGGGCGAATCGGAGTCACTTCATTCTTTAATTTGAGACATCAAAGGGGGGTCGCATGTAGCCACTTAGCATCAAAGACAGAGCTGATGATCGCGCGCATTACGCTGCTAATGAAGACTAAGTGTGAAGTGGCGATGATGATaagtaataaacattttttagtGGATTGAGCTGAGAGGATGTTTATTCTGGAAACAGCATGAGgcaagagtttaaaaaaaagatgcaataaacgtaaataaataaaaacatcattgttattattatcaacaaaaacaataatagtaatgataaacACAAACgcttaagtgtaaaaaaaaatatatatagattttaaataaaggttcttcatacagtgaaaacaaaaggatCATCTGCGACAGACTACACACCTCAAGAAATCCGTTTGATAATTTCCATGCAACCTGATCTGTCATGTAAATAATGCGgcttaagacaaaaacaagggaGTCAGAATTGAAATTCTACGAATCAATATACAAAGTGTGTAAGGGGACAACCTTAATCGCATTTCAACGCGACTTTGGAGCAGCATCTGTTTTGTTAAtcgtctgcaaaaaaaaacccacatggcctgagttattattatgattattgttagTGTTATTATTCCACGCACTTTATTCCAATGCGCCATAAATCTCACTGTATTAATAACACGCGAGATGTTAATCTCGTCAATCTCAGTTTAGTTTTGATAAGGCGATCACGGTTTCCAAGAATTTCTCAACTTGTATTAACCTTTAATCTGCTTTTTGAAGCAGATAGTTATCATTGTCTGGGAGGGATAATAGCAGCTGTAATTTCTTATGTGGTGCTATATACGCGTCAGGGTACGCCTTGTTTCTGTGCAACTTTGTgctggatctctctctctctctctctctctctctccttctctctctcaccctctttctccttctgtgtgtgtgtgtgtgtgtttgtgtgtgtctacatCCTCCCCAACCCGGATTATGGGGTTATTAATTACAGCGGCTTGCTGGTGCCATCCGACCGGAATGGTAATCACTACATAGCAGTCAATAGTCCGCTCACActtaagtcacacacacaaacacatactcatAACATCGACCCACAAAGTGTAGTGAAGGGTGGTTAAAGATAAGTGGATGGTATTTGGCATTTAAATGCACAGCAGCACAATGGATGTaaaggagagtgtgtgtgtgtgtgtgtgtgtgtgtgtgtgtgttcagatctGAGAGTCTACAGTGAAGTGTCTCCCtgcgactgctgctgctgctgcagccgcaCTGAGAGTCCTGATAGACACGTGTCTCATCGCCGGGGACCACGCCGCTCGGACGACGTCCACCCGCGCGCCACCCACTCCCACACCAACGCCGAGGACCCGCGTGTCTAAATTGACTGCCGCCCAAAAGCCAAACGCCGCACCAACTTCACATTTTCACACGGACCCGGGAAAGTGGCGTGGCCATAAAAGCATTAGGACGCCGCTCCTCCTCCTAAACGGAGCGTCCTCAAGTAAACAGTAAACTAACCTCTGACTGActtccgcacacacacacacacacagaaaaaaacaaacacagcaagataaaaaaaaaagttatattatgaatattattttgttgtaatattattattttgagcCAATTTaagttgcttttttaaaaaaaagggcaatCATACAGTGACTTGAGGGCTGTTTTGTACAGAGCTCTTTGACAGTAATTATGCACATGACACAATTTCCACATTCTCTTAAGCAAACATATACGCGGCCTATCAGCTCAGCAGTATGGTTCCTTCTTACAGCGCGCAGGGTTGCACCGAGGCTCTGCAGAACAGACAACAGATCAAAGGCTTCAAAGGGacgtctttttttcttccacattttGGATCTCTTCCACAACGCCTATAGTTTGAAAGATAAATCAACTATTACATCTGTTATCAACGCATTAAATCGATTTGGAGGCAGCTTTTGCTGATCAACAGTTATTGTAGGTGACGACTGAGGATGTGAAGCAAGTCATACACATAGTTAAGGTGGagtgtttgtattgtgtgtgtgtgacttgctTGACAAACTAACTCTCATTCTGGAGGTCTTAAGCATTTCCTGAGAGGTTTTTTAAGCTTGCTCTTTGTTTCGACTTGGGTTTCATGAGCAGAAATTGCGGCTGTAAATATGATCTATGTCACAGTGCAGTGGACTGACTGACTTACAGCTTTTTCAGTGTGATCAAGAAAAGCTATACTGATCAGCTGACGCCAGCTCTGATCCACAATATATCTGgtttctgtcaaaaataatgCAATGACAAAACGCACAGGAAATAAATCTCTGTAATTTGTTAAAGTGACTAATGTTTTTTATCCTATTATCATATCTAATTGCAGGAGCAGCTCGTCTTTGCTGTTGGGAATGTCTATAGCTGTTGTTGTGAgaagtgttttcagtcactgGAATCTGTGGGTTACTGAAAAAATACTAACTTTGCAGCACATTCGATCACCAAATACGCTCCCTCAAACTCATGTCCCATTAGGGTGAAATAAAGGGCCAATAAATCTTACAGTGTTTAAAGAACACTGAAGCTTAATCCAATAAATGAATTAGTTTCTGAAAATTAATTGTTCTTAGTAGCAGAAGCAAGTGttctttgaaaatacatttaaagttttttttactgttagaGTAATTTAAACAGTAGGACTTTAATTACATTATACCAACCAATCATGCATATTAAACAGATAGCCCAACTATGATTTGCATTAGTGGCAAAGCAAAGCATTTTGGAACTGTTCCTCCTGCTCACACCATTTGGAAACAAATTAATAGTCAATGGACTGCAACTTATTAAACTTGGTTATGACAGTGGATCAAAGTGTGAATTATTGCATTACTTCGCAAATGTTTTACACTGACTTGTTAACTTCGGGGTGTTGCCTACTACTGGATTTTTTAACAGTCTGTCTTATTTGGGATTAGCCTGTGGATTGAATGAGAGATCTATTTTAGATGTAGGCATTGAGCAGAGCTTTGGCCAAACTTACACATTTTATAATGTGACACTGTtcacttgtatttgtatttatatatgtatttatatggtATGCTGACGTGAAAACAGATCTGCAGATTATTGCATGCTTCAAGAGCAGAGTAGGTGCTTACTGACCCTTAATAATGTGTCTATATAATATTCTAATGAATATATGCcccattaaaatgtaattaaatagaCATTCTTTGGCAATTTTGCCTTAATAATCTTGTAACAACATGCAATATAACTTCCCTCTATACTATTTCTTCAAGGTTTCTGAAGcactgtcatttatttactgtatagagcacacataaaatatatttcttaagcttaagtttttttttgtgtcagataaagaaaacacacacacacttatataaaaagaaaatacacctgTGCAAAACATGTATAGTATAAAAATATCATACAGTAATGGCTAgggatctaaaaaaaaaacattcatattattgttatcagATTCCACCTTGAAGAAAAATCATGAATGAAACAACTGTATTATAACCCCGTGCACACACTCTGGATATTTCCCATGCTTTGTTAGTGCATTCGACatcaaatgtgaatgttttttttttattttgtttgtttgtttgtttgtttgtttccttgcCGCCCACTCAACCATCGCGCCATCTGCTGCACTTAGTCCTGTATCAGTAACACAAGGCATTGATTTTACGGTAAAGTCACTTTGTAAAGGGAATGAGTAACTCTGGGCCCCACTATCACTGTATTACACGGCTATGGCCCACGTAACAAGATGAACATTGATTCAGCATTACGGATGATCGATAATGAAATAAGTAACTTCAGAGCCAAATTAAAATGCAAGCTGGCTTGATGTTGCCAGGTTCTGTGAGAGGTGAGGaaagcagagagggagggagaggagaggagaggagaggagaggaaggcaAGCTGACAGTTCCCTGTACTGTGACAGTGACGATTATTTTAAGAACTGATTTTAATGACGATAATGACAGCATGGTAGCCATGGTGTCActataattatttataaaagCTTGCATTACCGTAAACACCATCATGTGACCGGGTAAGATACAATACTAAatactctttttatttttttgaaatgcaTCTTGAACAGTTGAATACAAATGCCACGAAATGTACACTAAAGTCATTCAAAGCCATTTTTTACCAAGAGTACCGACGTGACCCGAACCTGTCAGGCGTCCCGTATTTTTTGGTCCGAGCCCAACCTGACCCAGACATGCATTCTGTATTAAGCTTAAGCTTAAGCTGAAGCAtactctgactgtgactgtcacATGCAGGTGATTGTGGCCTTTATTTATGGTTAAGGCAAACGGTACATCTAGGAAGAAGCAACTACTAACCCCATCAACACATGACCATCAGTTCTTCTAAATGAACCTTTCTTTGAACTGTAATTGTAAACTGTTTACATAATCCAACTGTTTATTTTGAGTCAATAACCAGTAAATCGTAACCCCACAGTTCTCAACAGAAACACTAGGTTAATGGCTTGACATTTTCTACTTATTATCACTTATGTTTAcacattatacatttatttcttaaatgtttacacCTGGTTTTcaaataagcaataaaaaaaaaaccacagaacTATGGATCTTTTTGGCCAATCCCTGAATACGACCCATAGGTACGTTTTTAGCGTACGTGTATTTCTCAACTCAACTATGCACAAATGTTAGCGAGGTTAGGGTTACGGTGTAAAAAAGACAAGGCTAAGCAATAAGTTACCACTAACTTTAACCACTGCTGGTGTAAACCTATTCAAAGCTACTTGATAAAGACACACCCAAGATACaagattgctgttatttatacaaCCACTAGGGGCGTCTATTTTCAAAACATACATATGGTGATAATTCCTGCATACAACCCATAGTTAAGTTTCATTGAAGCACAGTCTTGCAAAAAgaagtcagtttgaatggaagtctatgggaacaTGAGCCTACTAGTCATAACAgtagtaaacattttcctgaggagttaatggtctcaattgctagttttttcaatagaacatgatgtcagttttgtccCATTTAGAGTAAAATAGACTATAAATTATaacacatatgagtggacaccagtgtggtTGACATATTGTCTAACAGGAGCCTGGTTGTAGATGACACCTCGGAAATTCTGGAGTTCAGACTCATATCAAATGGTTGTCCCCATGCATCAGAGTAAGCCATGGATAATGTCAGACATAGATGACATGATCTGCTGTGTATTAAATCTGCGAGATTTCTTTTAAAGTAGATTATTTGCACATTGATGAGTCTTAAAAGCCCCTTTAtcagttcagatttttttttcatatttgtagTCTGGGTTATCCAGAACATGCCTTCTCACTAAGATGTTCAGTTTTCCTGAGCGTCCATGCTCGTTTACGGCTGTGTTCCCAGATCCATTGAGCCAAATCATCCACCCATTCACAAAGTGGTACATTCTCAAAGAAACACCAGTTTTATTGCAACTGTCCATCATAACCCATCATCTGTTACTCTCTTAAAAGCATGCAGTGACATGGTTCATGTGTACAATGCCGAAGACACAATTTATTGTGTGTGCTGGTCCGGCAGTAGCCAAAGATGCCCTTTAATAGCCCCTTGGCTCGACACTGCACACGGACAAATATCAGTTTCCCAGCACATTTGGCCTACTGAGCCAGACAGAACCTCAGTCTTTCCAGCTGTTGCAGCTTCTGGTTTGaagctgaagaagaagcagctgcaCCAACATGGGTGAGTGAAACCTCCTCATCTGTGCAACAGCCTGGGTTTTATAGAGAGTGCAGGGTCAGTCATGGTGGCACAGTGTGTCCTCCAAGTGGGGATATAAAACTGGACCTCACCCGCAGTGATGGTGCAATGCCAGTGCATAGCTGGAGATGTGAAGTTGAGGAAGACTCTCAAGTAACTGTTTGGTTGGAAACATTGACTGTAAGCAGTATCAGCCATGCTGACATTGAACTGGTGCCAGCGCTAAGGTTCACAAGTCCGCTGTGTTCAGAAGTGTTTTGGCCATTCCTTTGAAAATCGCAttatctgtgatttttttttactgcatatccattttcatttcactgatgTCATGTGGTCCTTCACGCAAAAGATGAAATTGCTTTGTTTGTAACCTGCGAGCGAGCTgcgctgatactaaaatgtgacgtcaacagactgccggccattGATTAGTCAGAGAGTGACGTCAATGCGACGCAAC
This genomic window contains:
- the irx3a gene encoding iroquois-class homeodomain protein IRX-3a; protein product: MSFPQLGYQYIRPIYPPERQGIANNARAGTELSPSGALSNVLSSMYGSPFAAAAQGYGAFLPYSNDISIFNQLGAQYELKDSPGVQHPGFSHHHPAFYPYGQYHFGDPSRPKNATRESTSTLKAWLSEHRKNPYPTKGEKIMLAIITKMTLTQVSTWFANARRRLKKENKMTWAPRNRTDEEGNVYSSDHEGEEGDKREDEEEIDLENIDTENIENKDDLDDQDDLHSDIKLDGRSDSEISDSYEDLQGPDQRFLKAVQGKDGKDVERGGEHFHNHHHHHHHHQHHSPLTIKAAQPNEEQLKLNQVSGVSSPPSENNPAPVQKPKIWSLAETATAPDNPRKSPQMNGSNSAGPAAQTIITPHRLISSCPVGKIQNWTNRAFSAHQLALLNSNHYLGLANQATATGLALYSSSRQTEDKSHSSETPLTGTCSRH